One window from the genome of Cherax quadricarinatus isolate ZL_2023a chromosome 14, ASM3850222v1, whole genome shotgun sequence encodes:
- the LOC128694876 gene encoding uncharacterized protein, translating to MDEKKWKRKLPYRIYDYNYKVGESYYNPQTDYIENRDLLRSKVQPPEAATYAERFASKPFYGTARGLPYGEDEAALSKNLVNRRSSSASRTSRDHEPDDIPRSSRLGRGRAKNLSFDLDDAKPEPRRRFSLVDDLDFKDPVKKFIDSDYGFKTSVGKNLVSDTDFGLNPSAKQSILDGIKNLEKQFKKADAVERGTGSRAKRWEEVVYNEALDAPGKKTVKRDEISYKIPGTGTTVRKSSYQETSKFESSKPPRAPPKPSRLLSLEDDYDFKVPTRPRRRNFSLSDDDFKLTTTRSIKSSFDDDDKKFRSAKKMFDQRKAQESEELSENINKMINRMRKHSVGDTDSYKYTRTVRSSSVDPYDNESRVKSRTLARSQNFAYGYSK from the coding sequence ATGGATGAAAAGAAGTGGAAGAGGAAGCTGCCTTATCGCATCTATGACTACAACTACAAAGTAGGCGAGAGCTACTACAATCCCCAGACCGATTACATCGAGAACCGTGATCTGCTGCGCTCCAAAGTCCAGCCCCCGGAAGCTGCAACTTACGCTGAACGCTTCGCTAGTAAGCCATTTTACGGGACGGCCCGAGGTCTCCCATATGGTGAAGACGAAGCAGCATTGTCGAAGAACTTAGTCAATCGTCGCTCCTCCAGCGCCAGTCGAACCTCCAGGGATCATGAACCTGATGATATTCCTCGGTCGTCGAGGTTAGGACGAGGCCGGGCCAAGAATCTGTCGTTTGACCTCGACGACGCAAAGCCGGAACCCCGTAGGAGATTTTCACTCGTTGACGATCTAGATTTCAAAGACCCAGTAAAGAAGTTCATCGATTCTGATTATGGATTCAAAACTTCTGTTGGTAAGAACTTAGTCAGTGATACTGATTTTGGTTTGAATCCTTCGGCAAAACAGAGCATCTTGGATGGCATAAAGAATCTAGAAAAGCAGTTCAAGAAGGCTGATGCAGTTGAAAGGGGCACTGGATCGCGTGCTAAGAGGTGGGAAGAAGTGGTCTATAATGAGGCGCTTGATGCCCCGGGTAAAAAGACCGTCAAAAGGGATGAAATTTCCTACAAGATCCCCGGTACAGGCACCACGGTCCGCAAGAGTTCTTACCAAGAGACCAGCAAGTTCGAGTCTTCCAAACCCCCGAGAGCTCCCCCGAAGCCTTCTCGTCTCCTAAGCTTAGAAGATGATTATGACTTCAAAGTTCCTACAAGGCCGAGACGTCGTAACTTCAGTTTGAGTGACGATGATTTCAAGCTCACCACTACACGCTCTATTAAAAGCAGCTTCGACGATGATGATAAGAAGTTCCGCTCAGCCAAGAAGATGTTCGACCAGCGAAAGGCGCAGGAATCCGAGGAGCTGAGCGAAAATATCAACAAAATGATCAATAGGATGCGGAAACACAGCGTCGGAGACACTGACAGCTACAAGTACACCAGAACTGTTCGTTCCTCGTCCGTCGATCCTTACGACAACGAGTCGAGGGTGAAGTCTCGCACCTTGGCACGCTCACAAAACTTCGCCTACGGTTACTCGAAGTAA